A stretch of Pomacea canaliculata isolate SZHN2017 linkage group LG6, ASM307304v1, whole genome shotgun sequence DNA encodes these proteins:
- the LOC112566198 gene encoding organic cation transporter protein-like, which yields MHFDGVVQAINPFGLYQKRVYYLLCFLAIPDPLFLLGSVFLFATPEHRCAVPGADNDTWESQGLEHDDLVRRTVPVDPTTGTWSQCLVYKHESLQDLANLANDTVECSRWVYSKENFELTFISELNIVCQNKFLLPLLKSILMSGLLAGSLVLGTLADVIGRKKTVVMSTLGLIAVTLGAAFVRNYVAFAILQFFTSFFEMGKFLAAFVAGMELVGPQHRTLAGIVIEIFWSMGLYVILLLAYFLRKWNHLQLALSTVSMIFIPILFFIPESPRWLVSRGRRQEASAIVRHAARVNKVVVSEKVLSLQDLQNDGPGVKFWQLFTHRRLLVRCLIVFFNWFIVTCIYYGLGLNVGSLSGDIYLNFLYASIAETLSYVLCLVLLNRIGRRTLHCFTMLLGGISCVAIILPVLFGDQNTAWVATALSMVGKFGISASFAIIYVFTAELFPTFVRNSIVGASSVSARFGSMASPYINSLSYYVSGSFGVALPSLIFGGSAIVAGLASLWLPETHLRQLPETIEDAENFGKKKDKNSYELAHTSSEYSDKKDILTPS from the exons ATGCATTTTGACGGAGTTGTACAAGCGATTAACCCCTTCGGCCTTTACCAGAAGCGGGTGTATTATCTCCTTTGCTTTCTCGCAATACCCGATCCTCTTTTCCTCTTGGGATCCGTCTTCTTGTTCGCCACGCCAGAGCACAG GTGCGCTGTTCCAGGTGCGGACAACGATACCTGGGAAAGCCAGGGACTCGAACATGACGACCTGGTGAGGAGGACAGTACCTGTTGACCCCACTACTGGAACGTGGTCCCAGTGCCTCGTGTACAAACATGAGTCACTGCAGGACCTGGCAAACCTGGCCAACGACACGGTTGAATGCTCACGATGGGTCTACAGCAAGGAGAACTTTGAACTCACGTTTATTTCAGAg TTAAACATCGTCTGTCAAAATAAGTTTCTCTTGCCACTGTTGAAGTCCATATTGATGAGTGGTCTTCTCGCTGGATCCTTAGTCCTAGGAACCCTCGCTGATGT catCGGGAGGAAGAAGACTGTGGTGATGAGTACCCTGGGTCTTATCGCAGTGACCTTAGGCGCGGCTTTCGTCAGGAACTATGTCGCTTTTGCGATCCTTCAAttttttaccagtttttttGAAATGGGAAAGTTTTTGGCAGCATTTGTAGCAG GCATGGAGCTTGTAGGGCCTCAGCACCGAACACTTGCTGGCATCGTGATTGAGATCTTCTGGTCCATGGGCCTTTATGTCATCCTCTTGTTGGCCTACTTCCTTCGGAAATGGAATCACTTGCAGCTGGCTCTGTCAACTGTCAGCATGATATTTATTCCAATCCTCTT TTTTATCCCCGAGTCGCCCCGCTGGCTGGTGTCACGTGGTCGCAGACAGGAAGCGTCCGCCATTGTGCGTCACGCGGCGCGAGTCAACAAAGTCGTCGTGTCTGAGAAGGTCCTCAGCCTGCAAGACCTGCAGAACGACGGTCCAGGTGTCAAGTTCTGGCAACTGTTCACCCACCGGCGTCTGCTAGTTCGCTGCCTCATCGTCTTCTTCAACTG GTTCATCGTCACATGTATTTACTACGGCCTTGGTCTGAACGTGGGCAGTCTGTCAGGTGACATCTACCTCAACTTCCTGTACGCCAGCATCGCCGAGACCTTGTCCTACGTGTTGTGTCTGGTGCTGCTCAACCGCATCGGACGACGGACGCTGCACTGCTTCACCATGCTGCTGGGCGGCATCTCGTGTGTGGCCATCATCCTACCCGTCCTCTTCGGCGACCAGA ACACAGCCTGGGTGGCCACTGCGCTCTCCATGGTCGGCAAGTTCGGAATCTCGGCTTCATTCGCCATTATTTATGTCTTCACAGCCGAGTTGTTCCCCACTTTTGTACGAAACTCCATCGTTGGGGCCAGTTCTGTCAGTGCTCGGTTTGGATCCATGGCCTCTCCTTATATCAACTCACTG agCTACTATGTCAGTGGCAGTTTTGGAGTAGCTCTCCCTTCTCTCATATTTGGAGGATCTGCGATTGTGGCTGGTCTTGCGTCACTATGGTTACCTGAAACTCATCTTCGGCAACTTCCGGAAACTATCGAAGACGCCGAGAATTTTGGAAA aaaaaaagacaagaactcTTATGAACTCGCACATACATCGTCAGAATACTCAGacaagaaagatattttaacgCCCAGTTAA
- the LOC112566199 gene encoding organic cation transporter protein-like yields the protein MHFDEVVEAINPFGPYQKRVYYLICFLTIPAALHTMGAVFFLGIPEHRCAVPGADNDTWESQGPEHDDVVRRTVPVDPATGTWSQCLVYKHQSLQDLANLANDTVECSRWVYSKEYFELTFISELNIVCKDKFLLPLANTIYMSGFLGGSLILGTLADIIGRKKTLVVCVLGHIAVVFATAFVRNYVAFVILRFFVAFFGIGKFLTSFVICMELVGPTHRTLAGIVIEIFWAVGLFIVVLLAYFFRQWNHLQLAVSAVNVICLPIVMFIPESTRWLLSRGHRQEASAIVRHAALVNKVVVSEKVLSLQDLQNDGPGGKFWLLFTHPRLLVRCLIVFFNWFVVTGVYYGLGLNVGSLSGDIYLNFLYASIAETLSYVLCLVLLNRIGRRTLHCFTMLLGGISCVAIILPVVFGDQNTAWITTALSMVGRFGISAAFAIIYVYTAELFPTFVRNSIMGASSLNARLGSIITPYIISLSYYVSGSIGVALPSLIYGGLSIVAGLASLWLPETHLQDLPETIEDAKKFGKKKDKNSYELPQTLEFSDERDISAHI from the exons ATGCATTTCGACGAAGTTGTAGAAGCAATCAACCCTTTCGGTCCTTACCAGAAGCGAGTATATTATCTCATTTGCTTCCTCACCATACCTGCTGCTCTTCACACCATGGGAGCTGTCTTCTTTCTAGGCATACCAGAGCACAG GTGCGCTGTTCCAGGTGCAGATAACGACACGTGGGAGAGCCAAGGACCCGAACATGACGACGTGGTGAGGAGGACAGTACCTGTTGACCCCGCCACTGGCACGTGGTCCCAGTGCCTCGTGTACAAACATCAGTCACTGCAGGACCTGGCAAACCTGGCCAACGACACGGTCGAGTGCTCACGATGGGTCTACAGCAAGGAATACTTTGAGCTCACATTCATTTCTGAG cTGAACATCGTCTGCAAAGATAAATTCCTCCTACCACTAGCAAACACCATTTATATGAGTGGATTTCTGGGTGGATCATTAATTCTAGGAACTCTGGCAGACAT AATAGGAAGGAAGAAAACTCTCGTGGTCTGTGTCCTGGGTCACATCGCAGTGGTCTTTGCCACGGCTTTCGTCAGAAACTATGTCGCCTTTGTCATCCTTCGATTTTTTGTCGCATTCTTTGGAATTGGAAAGTTTCTGACATCTTTTGTTatct GCATGGAGCTCGTGGGACCTACCCACCGGACTCTCGCTGGCATCGTCATCGAGATTTTCTGGGCAGTGGGCCTCTTCATTGTCGTCCTCTTGGCATACTTCTTCCGGCAATGGAACCACCTACAGCTGGCTGTGTCAGCTGTCAATGTGATATGCCTACCTATCGTCAT GTTTATCCCCGAGTCGACACGCTGGCtgttgtcacgtggtcacagaCAGGAAGCGTCCGCCATTGTGCGTCACGCGGCCCTCGTCAACAAAGTCGTCGTGTCTGAGAAGGTCCTCAGCCTGCAAGACCTGCAGAACGACGGTCCAGGTGGGAAGTTCTGGCTACTGTTCACCCACCCGCGTCTGCTAGTCCGCTGCCTCATCGTCTTCTTCAACTG GTTCGTCGTAACAGGTGTTTACTATGGCTTGGGACTGAACGTGGGCAGTCTGTCAGGTGACATCTACCTCAACTTCCTGTACGCCAGCATCGCCGAGACCTTGTCCTACGTGTTGTGTCTGGTGCTGCTCAACCGCATCGGACGACGGACGCTGCACTGCTTCACCATGCTGCTGGGCGGCATCTCGTGTGTGGCCATCATCCTACCCGTCGTCTTCGGCGACCAGA ACACAGCGTGGATAACCACTGCGCTCTCCATGGTCGGGAGGTTCGGAATCTCGGCTGCCTTCGCCATTATTTACGTGTACACCGCCGAGTTGTTCCCCACTTTTGTACGAAACTCCATCATGGGGGCCAGCTCTTTGAATGCTCGTTTGGGGTCCATTATTACACCTTACATAATCTCACTG AGTTATTATGTCAGTGGAAGCATCGGAGTAGCACTGCCTTCACTCATTTACGGAGGGCTGTCGATTGTGGCTGGCCTGGCGTCACTATGGTTACCAGAAACACATCTTCAGGATCTTCCAGAAACTATCGAGGACGCCAAGAAGTTTGGAAA aaaaaaggacaagaattCGTATGAACTTCCGCAGACATTGGAATTTTCCGACGAGAGAGATATTTCCGCACACATTTAA